DNA sequence from the Dreissena polymorpha isolate Duluth1 chromosome 3, UMN_Dpol_1.0, whole genome shotgun sequence genome:
ATACATGTCATGAGTTTATTTTGATAGATAGAGAAAAGCTCAAGTAAAATCGAAATGATGCAAACCTATACACTATGTTGTTTGCATGTCTCGGTCTGAAGAAAATTTGATATTTGTGATAATTTGCCGCAATTCACTTTTCACTCAGAGTCATTGAACGCCTGAATGCGAAGACGCTTGATTCGACAAAACGTTTGAGTCAAAATCGATTGAAAGATAGACACATTTTTCCTGTTGGCAACGATTTTTCAATGAACTAAACTGGCTTCCACGCATTCATTAAGACTAACAATTTGAACCAGATAAATTATGACAACGATTTATCTAATTGAAGCAGGTCAATTTATTGCCGTTTTTGGCATGTTCCATTTTATATCACTCAAAATCAAGCAGGCAATACTCGCGCGTCTGGTGCACCACGAGCAGTAGACGTAAACGGATgtcaccctttatgtaccagtccccttatgtaccacccctttatgtaccactatctgatcctttatgtaccatatatataatatatagagataaatagtatatggtttaatatgaaggtgtgttaataatgaaatgtattttgtgacatattatttatgaatttagagtaatatattgccatagattatattttatgccagcttgtgtgtcagtgactatcttagtataatttattagccccagtagtaataaatgattcatattcttacctgaaattaaagtatattataaaaatccatttgtcactatcttatcctgactaagtctaactaaactgtaaaaaataaaattatttccttttttaatcatatttagagaatgaccttaattttcaaactgtgaaaaatcaaaaaaaatcctttaatcatgtttacaaaaaaaataactggtggtgtcatcaaaggatgtctatttgtggtataaataaagttattaggtacctatgtaattataaaattatcacgttcattttcaaataaaaaatcaaagacaGGATAAAGAGAAAGTTTTCACAGGTTTCAAGtaattaaggtaagtgttgttgctcaattgttaaagtgtgtatatatgctggtgatattcaatatgtaaaaccataccaacattattttttatgtaaaattaaataaaagtataaaagtttaaatgttgttgttaattggtctaattatttgaggaatgtgtcacttctgaagaaggacccatttggtttgggatgtttactaaaaaaacatgacatttcacaccTGGCATAGGTGAGGAATGTAGAGCTGTTGACCACCAGACAGTGTCATTAGTCTTCATTAGAGATACTGTAACCATTGCATAAGGTTCATTTCATTttagctttatcattttatttttgctattggaaataaaacaatgtatgaatgtgaacaaaatttcaattCTTATTCATATTGAgaatttttattttgtacatgtacatttaaaattcaaatttttggttctttacaattgaaacaaaattagAAATAACTACTTCTGTTAACAATTTCGACTTATAattctattttttaatttgcTACAGTTTAGATTCAAATATAGATTCAAATTTTtggttcttaacattacattatgaattgcaattaacaAAATAGATGTAACATATAATTTagaaatattttacttagtaagaactgagttactaagttactcagttttatttaacttttttttggttcttaacattaaattatgaattgcaataacaaaatagatataatatttaattctgcaatattttacttagtaagaactgagttactatgttactcagctttatttaacttttttccacattttaaaaacttttctgatagcaagaaataaatgattcagtacaatgaattgcaatgttatagtAGACAATATTTGTTTAACTCAAATTGACTCAATCAACACTTGTATTTGCACAGGTAATTAATGCCCATtcatactgctatgaatgaatggacaacacctacacaatatataggtggtacataaagtctcaaagtggtacataaagggactggtacataaagggactggtacataagggGTCACACCCGACGTAAACAACAACAACTCACGGACCAGGAAACAGGGTTTAACAATCATTGAAGctattttttaacaaatggcTTCGCTTAACTCAAAAACTGCCATTTTTGTGGCTTTAATAGTTCTTTTATGTGCTTTACTTTACAAAAAACACACTGACGACTTAATGAAAGATAAAATGACACACGTTTTGCGGGGGTTGCTAAGAGCAGAGAAGAAAGTGGGAGTGGATAAGAATATCCGAATAGCTCTAGGTTTCGGTGGGTGCGAGGATATCATCGTAAATGCGCAAGACGTACTCCAGGGTCTAAATTATACATCTCCGGCGAATCCTGAGCATGTGGACGATATTGAATCAAAAGAGGACTTCAATAAAATTTTCACGTACTTCTTTAAACAAGGGGCAGCTGCAGAGTAAGGACACAGCACCACATTTTACTGTGCTCCTAGTGATAGTTTGACATAACCAATACAACCTTGTAAACGTTTTATATGATTGGAGTGATTTTATGCTTCTGCCATACAAAGTGACACTTGCCAGCACAATGTCACTCGTTATTTCTGACATTATGTTTGGCTGAATATGAAATGAATGTCTGTTGGGCATGATTTCTCTCTGTCAGACACCAGAAATTGTAAAGAGCACACAATAAAGTAGCGGATGTTCAAATGGTTATCATTATGTTACATTATACTAAGTCACAAACGTGTATTGATTTTTATAGCCTCTATAACCAAGAACATGTGATTATTGATCACACCTAGGAGGTAAAGgatcaaaatgtttttttgattGAAGGCCAAATCTAAAATTATGCTTCAACTATTTATTGGGGGAAGATGACCATCTTTCAAAGTGTTTCAAGCTATTCCTTTCTGCTCTATGTGCTAAAATTATGTTCCTTTTGTAAATTCTGACCAGTCCCCTGGAGTACCATGGTTTGAATAGCAAGAGTGCTTAAAAAATTGATTCTATAACAATATGGCTCAGAAGTTGAATATTTGACAAACAACACTATCTACTAGTACTCTTCAAAGTATGTTCTTTTATCAAATTGAGTTACGAATAAGACAATTTGATTTCAGACGATACGTTGAGAACGCCACTCTGTTTTCCGAAATTGCAAGAGTGGCTAGACAGACACCTGGAGCACGTCTTGCTATGGGTGGGAATGCCCCTGCAATGGCACGACGACTCGCAATGGAAGGAGCAGAAATACTTTTGGCAGCAAGATTTACTAAAGAATCAATGAAAACAATTCCTGATTCAATTAAaggtttgatattttaatttctGCCCCTTTTCGATGTTCAAAAGAAATTAAAGCAATATTAATTGAccatacatattaaatacattatgagTCAACATACCTGATACTGATACATTATACCAAGAATAACATTTCTGCTCACTGAATGTTGGGCAATGGGACTTCATTCATCAGCTGCATTACCTGTAGATGCTTAATGTATTCTTATTTAGCAAGCATATGAGTGTCATTATCATTCTAATTTAAACAAAAGACTtcataaaataacatattaaacaattatgatttCTTTTTTTAGTTCTTGGTAAACCACTTGAAGAAGACGAGTTACACATCTTGTTTGAATACAGTGCCGGAAGTACATGGGGCAACTATACAGCAAACAGAGCTAACAGGTACAAATTTGAATATTAGTGTACATGTGTATAAAAAACGTACATAAGAATGAAATTAATGCATGTTGGAATAAAATGAGTGATCTATTCTTCTATATCTAAATAGCAAAATAACACTGTCAAACAAAATAGACTTgatatttttcccaaaaaatatcttttttgtaAGGAAGGCATCTTAACAACATTTACAGTCTAcccgttatctcgaagtcggcgacaacaagaaaaaatattgagataacGAGAGCttgagatatccgattaggcgttttcaaagattCCCCAATGCATCCGTATCAGCCCAACTTGTATCAATTACTGCATACCTACTTCTTTTCCCGTTGCATTTTATTGCCAGATTATCCTGTATTTAAATGCCTcaaaaggagggcatatagtgaatGCGCTGTCTGtccctccgtctgtctgtctgtccgtcacactttgcgtttaggtttccaaaaatgcccataacttctatgtcgcttgagatgtaactttcatatttggtatgcatgtgtatattgacaaggcacaccatacacacacaaattttgacccctttgaccttgactttgaacttagggtccgcctttaggtttcgaaatctgcgtttaggtttagaaaaatgctcataacttctatcaaagcgtttttcaggggcatatgtcatcctatggagacagctcttgtttaagacgtgattaataataaaaaacacacactcgtgacctgccaaacgaatcgttactattaataataacacCGTATTATTGTTCTGTGCGAGTTGTCTCCCTGGGAGAGTTGGACACAGAAAAATttgcttctttatacaaaattcatttttagctcatctattttttgaaaaaaaattatgagctattgtcatcaccttggcgtcggtgtcggcgtcggcgtcggcgtccggttaagttttgcgtttaggtccacttttctcagaaagtatcaatgctattgcattcaaacttggtacacttacttactatcatgaggggactgggcaggcaaagttagataactctggcgtgcattttgactgaattatgtgccctttttatacttagaaaattgaaaattttggttaagttttgcgtttaggtccacttttttcagaaagtatcaatgctattgcattcaaacttggtacacttacttactatcatgaggggactgggcacgcaaagttagataactctggcgtgcattttgacagaattatgtgccctttttatacttagaaaattgaaaattttggttaagttttgtgttaaggtccattttattccttaagtatcaaagctattgctttcatacttgcaacacttactaactaccgtaaggggactgtgcaggcaaagttatgtaactctgactggcatttggacggaattatgggccctttatacttagaaaattgaaagtttggttaagttttgtgttttggtccactttacccctaaagtatcatagatattgctatcatacttggaacactcgcaaactatcataagggtacagtaaaaggacaagttgcataactctggatgtcatttttacggaattatggcccttttttgacttactttgaatatatggttaaattttgtgtttcgatccactttacttcttaagtatcaaggctattgctttcaaacttcaaatactttcatgctatcatgaggttactgtacctggcaagttgaattttaccttgacctttgaatgaccttgactctcaaggtcaaattattaaatttatctaaaattgccataacttctttatttatgattagatttgattgatactttgacaaaactactcttacctgacataccacaatagactcttaagatcatctcacaaatgaccaccacaccctcacactataccccccctccaccccaccccctccccaattttttttttaaacggtaaaaaaacaaaactatttattttgattattttatgtttgaaataccgtccaaccatcgcaccaaagaatccccacccccccctcccccacccgaatccccccccccccctatttttttttttttttttttttttaagatcatctcacaaattaccaccacaccctcacactataacccccccacctcaccccccccccattttttttatgaaacggttaaaaaacacaaatatttatttttattattttatgtttgaaataccgtccaaccatcgcacccaagaatccccccccccccccacccccccccactccccccccccccccgattttttttttcctttttttcgcatttttggaagaaaatgtaataaatgtccacacccccacacaatgcaccgctcttcactccacccctccctcctttgtgattgaaaatgagagtcccttcacctttaaaaagaaaatagatgagcggtctgcacccgcaaggcggtgctcttgttattgtaaagcatttcacatattgagatacattttatataaagataacttaagtatatatattctttatttcctccaaaatgccaaacaaattgtgcgTTTACCCTAAGTAtataaagaaaaatctttgcgtgATTATTTGCACACATGTTACAAATAACTAACATAGCAGGCACTTATAGATGCGCGTGCATcttcaaaataacggacctgtgtagtttatgtgaggtatatatatatatatattataactatatatatatataactatataactatatataactaaacaatatatataaaaaaatatatactattgaCTTCAATAGGCAATCAAAAGCACACATACAAATATGgcatagatatcaaaatacatttttttttagaaaagattaagtataaataacattaaaacatttcTTCCTGAACAATAACTAATGAATTatgaaaaacatcagaatttataaataataaaatgtaaatacattttaataattactTAACATAACTTGACTTAAGAACTAACCAATATCAACATTATAGACAGTTGTcatatattcaaaattaaaatggtgCAATCTTTCGAGCATTGAAACaactcatttttaaataaaattttattattattcgttcataacaaaattaaactgtatgaatatgttttttctttaccTAGATATAAATTGCTGATACTGAATTAGTCATTCAAAGAAAAATGGGCAATTATGTTTATAAAAGTGTTTCAAGTAAATGTTTTCATCAAATTGAAGAGCTATTGCAAGTCCATAACAAAGATTTTAGTGTTAAGATTATATAGTCCCACAATCAACTGGTGAGTGTTGGTGTTGTAGCAGACAGAGGCTGGTAGGCAGAGTCCATCTCTTTGTGAAGCCAGAGTTGCTAGTTTCTTTTTTCCCTCATGATCCACTTGTATGACAGTTTGGGAGCCTTGTCCGCAGACCAATACATGTCCTGCAGGTGTTACGTGTACACCCCTGGGGTTTTGTAGTTCAGGGTGCTCAAAGGAAGATATCAGAGTCCCATCTGTAGCCAGAGTAAGGAGCTTGTGCTGTGTGTAGTTGGTGACATAGATCTTGTCTCCAGCAGGACTCACTGCACAGTAAAACACtgcaaaaacaattaacatgttgTATATAAGTAGATTAGGGTTATGATATATGCATTAACACTTTTgttactttttttacatttttgttttgaaaaataattaaaaaatgttttgagtTTTAAAGTatcatcaataaataaaatattttatatgtattaatacaaaaaatacatttacctgTATGGGAGCCTCCAGCAACCTCAAACAGCTTTTTCACAAGTGTCCCAGTCATATTGTAGTGGTACAGGGCAGTGCCAGAGGTGATATACAACTTTTCCTTATGGTGGGCAATACCATAAACATCATGCTTTAATGAAATCTTTCTCCTACTCACCAGATTTCCATTGTTAATAGAGATAAACTGCACATCTTTATTTAAGGTTACAGCCACCTCACTGGATGTGATTTGGCAAATGTCCCATGGCATACCAGACACATCACAGTGACTGGACACATTGTATTGCTGGTTCAACAGCTTCACTTTTTTATTATGGTAATCTGTAACAATGACCTGGTCACTAGGCATGATGCAAATGCCAAAGATGCTGAAAGACTGACTTGTGTCGCTTGGTATGCTCACAGTGTACTCTAATCTCCTCTTTACAGTTAATACCTGGTCTGGATTCATCTTGAGTGTGAGAGACTGCATACTGTCTAAAATCCTTCCTAGTCTAGACTGTTTAGACAGGTACTGCTCAATATCAGTGTTTGCTTTGAATATCATTGAACTCTGCACATTTACGAGGTTCTCCTTTAGATATGACTCAGACTCATGTATTTTGTCCAGACATTTCCTGCTGGCTATGAactcaagttctttcttgctctTATCACAAAGGCCATTTACAGCTTCACTGAGTTTTTGCAAGTCATCCTTCAGTCTGCTGCAGTTTTCAACATCTTTCTTGAGAGAGGTTTGCATTGTGGTCCGATGTTCATTCAATTCTTTTAATGTTGTATTTTCTAGTACATCCAAAGCAGCATTTAGTTTCTTTCGCATGTCTTGGATTTCTTGCAGTTTTGCATTACATGATACCTCCACGgactgaatgctggcctcttTTTTACTCTTAAACTTATTTAGTTCATCAACAATAGTTTTCAGATTGTTTGACAGCTGTCGCATATCCATTGACAGGTTTTTGGCTGACTCAGAAATTAGAGCCACATTTGTGCACTGTCTGAAATAGAAACAAGTATCAAAATTACCGCAAGAATCATTTGTGGGCATGCATTTTCTTATATTAcaacattacaacataaacaactATCAACTTTATGATTTGCAAAGCAGGTCATGCCTCGGCAAGCATTTTGAGTCTAAATAAAAAACTTATCATAAAAGaaagcgggtgccaacgctcggctgtgcgtgcagttttaaataaatgaaagcttgtcagaagaaaaggaagaaagGTAAGTCATTAAGGTGCATAAACTCTGAAGGCTGTAGGTGGAAGAACTCTCATTTTAGAAGCATTGTGTAAATGAATTACcgtgggtcacagtgaccttaacctttgacctagtgacccaaaattgggtgtggcatgtagaactcatcaaggtgcatctacataggaagtttcaaagttgtaggtggaagaactttgattttagagcctatcgtaaagttttatattagaggtcacagtgaccttgacctttgacctaatgacccaaaaattggtgtggcatgtagaactcatcaaggtgcatctacataggaagtttcaaagttgaaggtggaagcactttgattttagagcctatgttaaagttttatattagaggtaacagtgaccttgacctttgaccaagtgacccaaaaattagTGGGGCGTGTAGATcccatcaaggtgcatctacatatgaagtttcaaagttgtaggtggaatcactttgattttagagcctatgttaatgttttatattagagctcacagtgaccttgacctttgacctagtgacctaaaaatggatgtggcatgtagaactcatcaaggtgcagctacatatgaagtttcaaagttgtaggtggaagcactttcattttagagccaatgttaaggttttagcacgacgcagacggcggacgaggagctggctatgacaatacctcgggttttcttcaaaaacagccgagctaaaaaatcatGATTCAATTTACACATCACAGTTTTATAAACAAGAATTTAACAGTTTTACAAACAAGAATTTTACAGCTTTATAAAACTAGAATTTAACAGTAAGGGTAAGCATACAGTCCTGTACCATCAAAAACCATATCAAATAAAGATTGTGCATAACAACTAATGTATGCCCTATTTTGTAATATACAGACATCTTAAAATAATCTCTCCAAACATTGCAGCCATTGACACTCTAATCCTGTTTAGATTTactataaaatgcatttaacaacTGTGAAGTGCAGCTGAAGAATGAAAGACACCTATTTTATTGCTTCCAGTGAATGCAGCCTACTTTCTAAAACCCCAGTATGTTACAATGAAAATACTTAGATTGGATTGCGACATACATTGGAAATAAACTCTTAATATCAAGGTACAAACAAGACTTATCCTTAATGATCCCCTTAATGTTCCGAAGTTTGATTCATTCAACCAATAATGGTGGATTGGTACATGTATGTGGTATAATTATGGTATGTGATTGGGAAAGGATTTTAATGGGCCAGCTTTGTTTGTACCATAAGAGATTGGTGGGATTTCCCCATTTATTCCATGCTTGTGTGCATCTTACCTGTGATTCAGTAAAACACAATCAGTGCAagacagctgactgtggtcctgacaaaacattttcagtttcttGTCTTTATGCAAATCACATTTAAGTAGCAAATCCTCCATTGTTTTTGTAAGAGGCCATTTATTTGTTTCTCCTCTACCATATTTGGAATGGTTTGCATATATTTGATCATGAGGATCAATGCATTTTCTGCAGAAAAACTTTGTACATGTTGCACAAAAATAATCTGCTCTTTCATAAATGTTTCTACTTTCACAACCTCCACAAACATAGTCCTTCACTAAATCTGAACTATTATGACCTGATCCTAGAGATGTTGCCATTTTACAGTAGATATTGTGAACTGTCTTTTGTTCTGAAATGTTTTGTATTCACTATTAGAATGATCCCTTCCCAACGTACAGAATGAGTATATTTGAAGACTTACACCACACAGTCTTTAAGTTAGTATATTAACCCAAATATACTTCATTTAAC
Encoded proteins:
- the LOC127874857 gene encoding uncharacterized protein LOC127874857, which gives rise to MATSLGSGHNSSDLVKDYVCGGCESRNIYERADYFCATCTKFFCRKCIDPHDQIYANHSKYGRGETNKWPLTKTMEDLLLKCDLHKDKKLKMFCQDHSQLSCTDCVLLNHRQCTNVALISESAKNLSMDMRQLSNNLKTIVDELNKFKSKKEASIQSVEVSCNAKLQEIQDMRKKLNAALDVLENTTLKELNEHRTTMQTSLKKDVENCSRLKDDLQKLSEAVNGLCDKSKKELEFIASRKCLDKIHESESYLKENLVNVQSSMIFKANTDIEQYLSKQSRLGRILDSMQSLTLKMNPDQVLTVKRRLEYTVSIPSDTSQSFSIFGICIMPSDQVIVTDYHNKKVKLLNQQYNVSSHCDVSGMPWDICQITSSEVAVTLNKDVQFISINNGNLVSRRKISLKHDVYGIAHHKEKLYITSGTALYHYNMTGTLVKKLFEVAGGSHTVFYCAVSPAGDKIYVTNYTQHKLLTLATDGTLISSFEHPELQNPRGVHVTPAGHVLVCGQGSQTVIQVDHEGKKKLATLASQRDGLCLPASVCYNTNTHQLIVGLYNLNTKIFVMDLQ